In Oncorhynchus keta strain PuntledgeMale-10-30-2019 chromosome 19, Oket_V2, whole genome shotgun sequence, a single genomic region encodes these proteins:
- the LOC118397820 gene encoding gap junction alpha-10 protein-like, with protein sequence MGDWNLLGSILEEVHIHSTIVGKIWLTILFIFRMLVLGVAAEDVWDDEQSEFVCNTDQPGCKNVCYDDAFPISLIRYWVLQIIFVSSPSLVYMGHALYRLRALEKERHKKKAFLKAELEGTEPVHEDRQRIERELRKLEEQKRVRKAPLRGSLLRTYVFHILTRSVVEVGFIVGQYVLYGIGLDPLYKCERLPCPNSVDCFVSRPTEKNIFMIFMLVIAGVSLFLNLLEIFHLGVKKVKQSLYGNKGADDDSIVYRSKKNSMVQQVCVLTNSSPQKMMQFTQTSCTMDAVPLYMPSVAPHNDGGGTNGSEQYPRQLGAVERCYTLDQRNHSCSSDDSNRPKGSGQTRHNGAQPPPSLLASHMEIPAALQNQLRKQSRVSALQDFSDMSDSPDSDHYPTARKASFMSRGLSQTNLASPSDSPNSGSGADTEAKRIAQGESPPMTPPPASGRRMSMSMILELSSIMKK encoded by the exons ATGGGGGATTGGAACTTGTTGGGGAGTATCTTAGAAGAGGTACATATTCATTCAACCATTGTGGGAAAAATCTGGCTAACCATCCTTTTCATATTCCGGATGCTCGTACTTGGTGTGGCAGCAGAGGATGTTTGGGACGATGAGCAGAGTGAGTTTGTGTGCAACACGGACCAGCCTGGGTGTAAGAATGTGTGCTACGATGATGCATTCCCTATTTCTCTTATCCGATACTGGGTGTTACAAATCATTTttgtgtcctctccctctctggtgtACATGGGACATGCACTGTACCGTTTGAGGGCCCTTGAAAAAGAAAGACACAAAAAAAAAGCTTTCCTGAAAGCGGAGCTAGAGGGCACTGAGCCCGTTCatgaagacagacagaggatagagagggagctGAGGAagctggaggaacagaagagagtaAGGAAAGCTCCACTCAGGGGCTCCTTGCTGCGCACATATGTTTTCCATATCTTGACGAGGTCGGTGGTGGAGGTTGGCTTCATAGTCGGACAATATGTACTCTATGGCATTGGGCTGGATCCTTTGTACAAATGTGAGAGATTGCCTTGCCCAAACAGTGTGGATTGCTTTGTGTCCAGACCAACTGAGAAGAACATTTTCATGATCTTCATGCTCGTCATCGCTGGGGTTTCTTTGTTCTTGAATCTCCTCGAGATATTCCACCTGGGAGTGAAGAAAGTCAAACAAAGTCTGTATGGAAATAAAGGTGCAGATGATGACAGCATAGTATACAGGTCCAAGAAAAACTCCATGGTCCAGCAGGTGTGTGTCCTTACAAACTCATCTCCCCAAAAGATGATGCAGTTCACTCAGACATCTTGCACAATGGATGCTGTCCCCTTGTACATGCCTTCAGTAGCTCCTCACAACGATGGTGGTGGCACCAACGGTTCAGAGCAGTACCCTAGACAGCTGGGGGCCGTGGAGCGCTgctacaccctggaccagaggaACCACTCATGCAGCAGTGATGACTCCAACAGGCCTAAAGGCTCAGGCCAAACTAGGCACAACGGAGCACAGCCACCTCCTTCACTCCTGGCCAGCCATATGGAGATACCAGCAGCCCTGCAGAACCAGCTGCGCAAACAGAGCCGGGTCAGCGCTCTGCAGGACTTCAGTGACATGAGTGATTCACCTGACAGTGACCACTATCCCACGGCGAGGAAGGCTAGTTTCATGTCCCGGGGACTCTCTCAGACCAACCTGGCCAGTCCTTCTGATAGCCCGAACTCCGGGAGTGGGGCGGACACAGAGGCAAAGCGTATCGCCCAAGGAGAGAGCCCACCTATGACCCCACCTCCAGCCAGTGGACGAAGAATGTCAATG AGCATGATTCTGGAACTGTCTTCAATCATGAAAAAGTGA